In Mobula birostris isolate sMobBir1 chromosome 12, sMobBir1.hap1, whole genome shotgun sequence, one genomic interval encodes:
- the LOC140205799 gene encoding uncharacterized protein, translated as MAISQDWPRDKWAVLLQSVLKGKAQEAYSALSAEDAQRNEVVREAILRIYELVPEAYRQRFRNARKQWYRAYLEFAREMQTYCERWCASKGVEGDYDRLLQLILIEQFKGCLPEGMRPYLDEKEAATLAATAKLADEYALTHKMKFASSKGYQKGSQDGGESPPEKSESKPGTSEKDKVDREQSGRKFPGVVCYNCGKVVHFASRRFAPKKETGKGKTAILTGCIELLSEPLGKDRSAKVQEGRERFISAGLVSVKEGLKPVPVRI; from the coding sequence atggctataagtcaggactggccgagggataagtgggctgttttacttcagagtgtactgaaagggaaagcccaagaagcttactcagctttgtccgcagaagatgcccagaggaaTGAGGTGGTGagagaggccatcctcaggatttatgagttggtcccggaggcataccggcagaggttccggaatgcgaggaagcagtggtaCCGcgcgtatttggagtttgcccgtgagatgcagacatattgtgagcgttggtgcgcctcaaagggggtagagggggattatgacagactgctgcagctgatcctgattgagcagtttaaaggttgtctccctgagggtatgagaccctacctagatgagaaagaggcagccacgttagccgcaactgctaagttagcggatgaatatgcgttgacgcataaaatgaagtttgcctcgagtaaaggctaccagaagggtagtcaggacggtggggagagtccgccggaaaagtcagaaagtaagccagggactagtgagaaggataaggtagaccgggagcagtctggcaggaagtttcctggggtcgtctgttataattgcgggaaagtcgtacactttgcgtccaggcgctttgccccaaagaaggagacgggaaaagggaagacagcgattttgactggctgtatcgagctgttaagcgaaccgctagggaaggacaggtctgccaaagttcaagaagggcgcgagaggtttatctcggccggattggtgtcagtgaaggaggggttaaaaccagttccagtgcggatctag